A genome region from Gloeocapsopsis sp. IPPAS B-1203 includes the following:
- the dnaK gene encoding molecular chaperone DnaK, with protein MGKVVGIDLGTTNSVVAVMEGGKPVVIANAEGMRTTPSVVSFSKDGERVVGEMARRQTVLNPQNTFYAVKRFIGRKYGELSPESKRVPYTVRRDEAGNVKIKCPRLEKDFAPEEISAMVLRKLVEDASRYLGEPITGAVLTVPAYFNDSQRQATRDAGRIAGLEVLRILNEPTAASLAYGLDKQENQTILVFDLGGGTFDVSVLEVGDGVFEVKATSGDTQLGGNDFDKKIVDWLADQFLETEEVDLRRDRQALQRLTEAAEKAKIELSGVTVTDINLPFITATADGPKHLETRLTRTQFEGLCTDLVARLRTPVKRALTDANLRPTDIEEVVLVGGGTRMPMVQQLVRAMIGLEPNQNVNPDEVVAVGAAIQAGILGGEVKDILLLDVTPLSLGLETSNGVMKKLIPRNTTIPVRRSDIFSTASNNQTLVEIHVVQGEREMAGDNKSLGRFKLTGISPAPRGVPQIQVAFDIDANGILLVTALDRTTGREQSVTIQGASTLSEAEVRRMIQEAEQYAQSDRKRKEKVEKRTRAEALILQAERQLKEIGLDFGMQFARSRRQRIEAISRELREYLAKENDRGIDQAYADLQDALYELNREVRQYFSEDEDDDLFGSIRRIFTGEDDWEPPRRETRSPYSPYYNDRPTYNDRSSRPRPSYQDNWDENDDNWL; from the coding sequence ATGGGTAAAGTAGTCGGCATAGACCTTGGTACAACCAACTCAGTGGTAGCTGTCATGGAGGGTGGCAAGCCGGTGGTGATTGCCAATGCCGAAGGAATGCGGACTACGCCCTCGGTGGTAAGCTTCAGCAAAGACGGAGAGCGAGTTGTTGGCGAAATGGCACGGCGACAAACCGTTCTTAACCCCCAAAATACCTTCTACGCTGTTAAACGCTTTATTGGTCGCAAATATGGCGAACTTAGCCCAGAATCAAAACGAGTGCCCTACACTGTGCGCAGAGACGAAGCAGGTAACGTCAAAATTAAGTGTCCGCGTCTAGAGAAAGATTTTGCACCAGAAGAAATTAGTGCAATGGTGCTGCGTAAACTTGTAGAAGATGCTAGCCGATACTTGGGCGAACCAATAACTGGAGCAGTTCTTACGGTACCAGCATACTTTAATGATTCTCAACGGCAAGCCACACGCGATGCGGGACGAATTGCAGGGTTGGAAGTATTGCGGATATTGAATGAACCGACCGCTGCATCTTTAGCCTATGGTTTAGACAAGCAAGAAAACCAAACGATTCTGGTCTTTGACTTAGGTGGTGGCACATTTGACGTGTCAGTGTTAGAAGTCGGTGATGGTGTATTTGAGGTGAAAGCTACGAGTGGCGATACTCAACTTGGTGGCAATGATTTTGATAAAAAAATTGTTGATTGGCTAGCAGATCAGTTTTTAGAAACAGAGGAAGTCGATTTGAGGCGCGATCGCCAAGCCCTGCAACGCCTTACAGAAGCCGCAGAAAAAGCCAAAATTGAACTTTCTGGCGTAACGGTCACTGACATCAATTTACCCTTCATCACGGCAACAGCAGATGGACCTAAACACCTAGAAACACGCCTAACGCGGACGCAATTTGAAGGGCTGTGTACTGACTTGGTGGCGCGACTGCGTACACCCGTAAAACGCGCACTAACAGATGCCAATCTTCGACCTACAGACATTGAAGAAGTCGTTCTTGTTGGTGGCGGTACGCGCATGCCAATGGTACAGCAACTCGTCCGCGCCATGATTGGTCTAGAACCGAACCAAAATGTCAACCCTGATGAAGTTGTTGCAGTCGGTGCAGCAATTCAAGCTGGAATTCTGGGCGGAGAAGTTAAAGATATTCTGCTGTTGGATGTGACGCCATTGTCGTTGGGGTTAGAAACAAGTAACGGCGTGATGAAGAAACTTATTCCCCGCAATACGACAATTCCAGTGCGGCGGTCTGACATTTTTTCCACGGCAAGTAATAACCAAACTTTAGTGGAAATCCATGTCGTTCAAGGCGAGCGCGAAATGGCAGGTGATAATAAATCCTTGGGCAGGTTTAAACTCACGGGTATTTCTCCTGCACCGCGAGGTGTGCCGCAAATTCAAGTCGCATTTGACATTGATGCCAATGGTATTTTGTTAGTAACAGCCCTTGACCGAACGACAGGTCGCGAACAGAGTGTGACGATTCAAGGCGCTTCTACCCTAAGCGAAGCAGAAGTCCGGCGAATGATTCAAGAAGCAGAACAATATGCCCAATCTGACCGCAAACGGAAAGAAAAGGTAGAAAAGCGCACTCGTGCTGAGGCTTTGATTTTACAAGCAGAAAGACAGCTTAAAGAAATTGGCTTGGACTTTGGGATGCAGTTCGCACGAAGTCGCAGACAACGCATTGAAGCAATTAGTCGAGAATTGCGCGAATATCTTGCTAAGGAAAACGATCGCGGAATTGATCAAGCTTACGCTGATCTCCAAGATGCCTTGTATGAACTCAACCGCGAAGTTCGACAATATTTTAGTGAGGACGAAGATGATGATTTGTTTGGCTCAATTCGTCGTATCTTCACTGGCGAAGATGACTGGGAACCACCAAGGCGAGAGACGCGTTCCCCTTACTCCCCTTACTATAATGACAGACCAACCTATAATGACAGGTCCAGTAGACCGCGTCCGTCTTATCAAGATAACTGGGATGAAAACGATGACAACTGGCTGTAA
- a CDS encoding J domain-containing protein, giving the protein MQNFRDYYEILGVPRDATSEEIKKVFRRLARQYHPDLNPGNKEAEEKFKDINEAYEILSDQTKRAQYDEYSSHWKKGFWSKQTARAKSWSDRRSSTDDVDYGQFSDFNTFIDQVLGRRKERNGKNSPPPPSSPPRDPFRPGTTRTAYTISSRSSRRDVEAKLTLPLEKAYQGGIERIRLEDGRSLEINMPSGMVTGQTIRLREQGLGGGDLYLKITVSPHHFFKLEGNDIAIQVPVTPSEAALGIPVEVPTLDGRVKMNIPPGVKSGQRLRLANKGYPDEEGQRGDQLVEIQIVVPKNLSSQERELYEKLHKATAYNPRTDLPM; this is encoded by the coding sequence GTGCAAAACTTTCGGGACTATTACGAAATTTTAGGAGTACCTAGAGACGCAACTAGTGAGGAGATAAAGAAGGTCTTTCGACGGTTAGCGCGACAATATCATCCTGACTTAAACCCAGGGAATAAAGAAGCCGAGGAGAAGTTTAAAGATATCAACGAGGCTTACGAAATTCTCTCTGACCAAACGAAAAGAGCGCAATACGACGAATACAGTAGTCACTGGAAAAAAGGGTTCTGGAGTAAGCAGACTGCTAGAGCAAAATCTTGGAGCGATCGCCGTAGTAGTACAGATGATGTTGATTATGGTCAATTTTCTGATTTTAATACCTTTATTGACCAAGTACTAGGACGTCGCAAAGAAAGAAACGGCAAGAATTCTCCTCCACCTCCAAGTAGTCCACCTCGCGATCCTTTTCGTCCAGGAACAACGCGAACTGCTTACACTATTTCTTCACGTTCAAGTCGTCGCGATGTTGAAGCGAAGTTGACTTTACCCTTAGAAAAAGCTTATCAGGGTGGAATTGAGCGAATTCGCTTAGAGGATGGGCGATCGCTGGAAATTAATATGCCTTCTGGAATGGTTACAGGTCAAACAATTCGCCTGCGAGAGCAAGGTCTTGGTGGCGGTGACTTATACCTGAAAATCACTGTGTCTCCTCACCATTTCTTTAAGTTAGAAGGCAACGATATTGCGATTCAAGTACCTGTTACTCCCAGTGAAGCAGCATTAGGAATTCCTGTGGAAGTACCAACTTTAGACGGTAGAGTAAAAATGAATATTCCTCCAGGAGTAAAGTCAGGTCAAAGATTGCGTTTGGCAAATAAAGGCTACCCCGATGAAGAAGGTCAACGCGGTGACCAATTAGTAGAAATTCAAATCGTCGTTCCCAAAAATTTGAGTTCTCAAGAAAGAGAACTCTATGAAAAACTGCACAAAGCCACAGCTTACAACCCTCGTACTGATTTACCTATGTAA